The following proteins come from a genomic window of Planktothrix serta PCC 8927:
- a CDS encoding cysteine dioxygenase family protein, with translation MNTKDWLITDQGECQPRPAAREWDLIREYYYLHRFLTEILDLVERSKQESEQWDYLPQIRRLVRQLITNSYWVQTQYLEPCPQTGRAIMTLYDEIGYPLTIQNVSFAPGVSSPIHNHGTWGVVAVLKGQEKHRFWRPCNDAEFPSKIEPTGEKIFRTGEIISFTPNAIHSIEAIGEEPTVTFNLYGDSLPQSRFEFNPTTETAKTF, from the coding sequence ATGAATACTAAAGACTGGCTTATAACAGATCAGGGAGAATGTCAACCTCGACCCGCAGCTAGGGAGTGGGATTTAATCCGGGAATACTATTACTTACATCGCTTCCTAACCGAAATTTTGGATTTAGTTGAGCGGTCAAAACAGGAATCGGAACAGTGGGATTATTTACCCCAAATCCGCAGGCTTGTCCGCCAATTAATTACCAATTCTTACTGGGTACAAACTCAATATTTAGAGCCTTGTCCCCAAACCGGTCGGGCGATTATGACGCTGTATGACGAGATTGGATATCCGTTAACGATCCAAAACGTCAGCTTTGCACCAGGAGTCAGTTCACCGATTCACAATCATGGCACTTGGGGAGTTGTGGCGGTACTAAAGGGACAAGAAAAACATCGATTTTGGCGACCTTGTAACGATGCCGAATTTCCCTCAAAAATTGAACCGACCGGGGAAAAAATTTTTCGGACTGGAGAAATTATCAGTTTTACACCGAATGCCATTCATAGTATAGAAGCAATCGGAGAAGAACCCACCGTTACGTTTAATTTATATGGGGACTCCCTTCCCCAATCTCGTTTTGAATTTAACCCCACAACCGAGACTGCCAAAACTTTTTAA